From the genome of Pieris rapae chromosome 5, ilPieRapa1.1, whole genome shotgun sequence, one region includes:
- the LOC111003527 gene encoding sodium channel protein para isoform X18, whose protein sequence is MSEDLDSISEEEQSLFRPFTRESLAVIEARIAEEHAKQKELEKKRAEGETDLGRTKKKKEVRYDDEDEDEGPQPDATLEQGLPLPVRMQGSFPPELSSTPLEDIDPFYQNQTTFVVISKGRDIFRFSATDALWMLDPFNPIRRVAIYILVHPLFSLFIITTILVNCILMIMPTTPTVESTEVIFTGIYTFESAVKVMARGFILQPFTYLRDAWNWLDFVVIALAYVTMGIDLGNLAALRTFRVLRALKTVAIVPGLKTIVGAVIESVKNLRDVIILTMFSLSVFALMGLQIYMGVLTQKCVKVFPEDGSWGNLTDENWERFCQNETNWYSENDDYPLCGNSSGAGTCEPGYICLQGYGPNPNYGYTSFDTFGWAFLSAFRLMTQDYWENLYQLVLRSAGSWHVLFFVVIIFLGSFYLVNLILAIVAMSYDELQKKAEEEEQAEEEALREAEQKAAARADKQEAREQHAREQAAAAEAAAYAEAHPAKSPSDFSCQSYELFVNQERGNQDDNTRERMSLRSDPFQDSVSTQPTHKPANDTHHDTARRQRKVSMASLSLPGSPFNLRRGSRGSHQMALRPNGRNRYPPGADRKPLVLSTYLDAQEHLPYADDSNAVTPMSEENGAIIIPVYYANLGSRHSSYTSHQSRLSYTSHGDLLGGKAQTKEAKLRGRSASRNHSITSQPHAYALPRQESSLVSRPLREYEVSTTECTDEAGKVLKQSNDNPFIESSQQPNVVDMRDVMVLNEIIEQAGRQSRASEQNVSVYYFSTAEDDDEGPTFKERLLEWLMKGIDFFCVWDCCWLWLEFQKYVALLVFDPFVELFITLCIVVNTLFMALDHHDMDKDMERALKSGNYFFTATFGIEAMLKLIAMSPKYYFQEGWNIFDFIIVALSLLELGLEGVQGLSVLRSFRLLRVFKLAKSWPALNLIISIMGRTVGALGNLTFVLCIIIFIFAVMGMQLFGKNYTDYVDRFPGGELPRWNFTDFMHSFMIVFRVLCGEWIESMWDCMLVGDVSCIPFFLATVVIGNLVVLNLFLALLLSNFGSSSLSTPTADQDTNKIAEAFNRISRFIDWVKKNAADFLKIVKSKLTNQIAIHAPERVDNELELGADIEDGVLFKDKKLKDQVEVAIGDGMEFTIPGDNKYKKGNILMNNINAITDNHTDNRINCEINHHGYPIQDDDTISQKSYGSHKIRSFKDESHKGSADTIDGEEKKDASKEELGLEEEMIEEEEDGKLDGLAKIDIKVAADEDVVDLTPADCCPEPCYARFPFLAGDDESPFWQGWATLRLKTFRLIENTYFETAVITMILLSSLALALEDVHLPHRPILQDILYYMDRIFTVIFFIEMLIKWLALGFQKYFTNAWCWLDFIIVMVSLINFVAALCGAGGIQAFKTMRTLRALRPLRAMSRMQGMRVVVNALVQAIPSIFNVLLVCLIFWLIFAIMGVQLFAGKYFKCVDMNHTTLSHEIIPDRNACILENYTWENSPMNFDHVGKAYLCLFQVATFKGWIQIMNDAIDSREVGRQPIRETNIYMYLYFVFFIIFGSFFTLNLFIGVIIDNFNEQKKKAGGSLEMFMTEDQKKYYNAMKKMGSKKPLKAIPRPRWRPQAIVFEIVTDKKFDMIIMLFIGFNMLTMTLDHYQQTETFSQILDYLNMIFIVIFSSECLLKIFALRYHYFVEPWNLFDFVVVMFSILSLVLSDIIEKYFVSPTLLRVVRVAKVGRVLRLVKGAKGIRTLLFALAMSLPALFNICLLLFLVMFIFAIFGMSFFMHVKNKGGLDDVYNFKTFVQSMILLFQMSTSAGWDGVLDGIINEEECDLPDNERGYPGNCGSATIGITYLLSYLVISFLIVINMYIAVILENYSQATEDVQEGLTDDDYDMYYEIWQRFDPEGTQYIRYEQLSDFLDVLEPPLQIHKPNKYKIISMDIPICRGDMMFCVDILDALTKDFFARKGNPIEEPGDIVGRPGEVGYEPVSSTLWRQREEYCARLIQHAWRRHRRAHSPAGEGVGGDGSGGECSAGGAETAVLLDSSGGSAHRVVLQGGGESPRPPEPAPPPAPV, encoded by the exons ATGTCCGAAGACTTGGACTCGATCAGCGAGGAAGAACAAAGTTTGTTCCGACCTTTCACTAGAGAGTCATTGGCCGTTATCGAAGCCCGCATAGCTGAGGAGCATGCCAAGCAAAAAGAACTCGAAAAGAAACGCGCTGAAGGCGAG ACCGATTTGGGGCGgacgaaaaagaaaaaagaa GTGCGTTACGATGACGAGGACGAAGACGAAGGTCCTCAACCGGACGCGACCCTCGAGCAGGGTCTACCCCTGCCCGTACGGATGCAGGGATCCTTCCCCCCTGAACTATCCTCCACGCCTCTCGAAGACATCGATCCGTTCTACCAAAATCAAACC ACATTCGTAGTCATAAGCAAGGGTAGAGATATCTTCAGATTTTCGGCGACAGATGCGTTATGGATGTTGGATCCGTTCAACCCGATAAGGAGGGTCGCTATATACATACTTGTACATCCTCTTTTCTCTCTGTTCATCATTACAACGATCCTTGTCAATTGTATCTTAATGATAATGCCGACGACGCCAACCGTCGAAAGTACTGA AGTTATCTTTACCGGAATCTACACGTTTGAATCGGCGGTGAAAGTAATGGCCAGGGGTTTCATTCTACAGCCATTCACATACCTTAGAGATGCATGGAATTGGCTTGACTTCGTAGTTATAGCTTTAGC TTATGTGACGATGGGCATAGATCTCGGCAACTTGGCCGCTCTTAGAACGTTCAGAGTTCTCCGAGCGCTGAAGACTGTGGCCATCGTACCGG GGTTGAAGACTATCGTTGGTGCTGTCATAGAGTCTGTGAAAAATCTTCGCGATGTGATTATTTTGACAATGTTCTCGCTATCTGTATTTGCGTTAATGGGCCTACAAATCTACATGGGAGTGTTAACGCAGAAATGTGTAAAGGTATTCCCCGAAGACGGCAGTTGGGGCAACCTGACTGATGAGAACTGGGAGAGATTTTGTCAAAACGAAA cGAACTGGTATAGTGAAAATGACGACTATCCATTATGCGGGAACTCATCAGGAGCAGG AACATGTGAACCAGGCTACATATGTTTACAAGGGTACGGACCAAACCCAAACTACGGCTACACGAGTTTCGACACGTTCGGTTGGGCGTTTCTATCAGCTTTCAGATTGATGACGCAAGATTACTGggaaaatttatatcaactg GTTCTAAGGTCGGCTGGTTCATGGCACGTGCTGTTCTTCGTTGTGATCATTTTCCTCGGCTCTTTCTATCTCGTCAACTTGATCTTGGCCATCGTCGCCATGTCATACGACGAGTTGCAGAAGAAAGCAGAGGAGGAGGAACAGGCTGAAGAAGAAGCACTAAGG GAAGCGGAACAAAAGGCAGCGGCTCGAGCGGATAAGCAAGAAGCGAGGGAACAACACGCTCGCGAGCAAGCCGCCGCGGCGGAAGCAGCCGCATACGCCGAAGCACATCCTGCCAAGTCTCCCAGTGACTTCTCCTGCCAGAGCTACGAGTTGTTCGTCAACCAGGAGAGGGGCAATCAGGATGACAATACGAGGGAACGCATGTCCCTTCGTAGCGACCCCTTCCAGGATTCGGTGAGCACTCAGCCCACGCACAAGCCTGCCAACGACACCCACCACGACACAGCACGCCGGCAGAGGAAGGTCAGCATG GCTTCTTTATCACTACCTGGATCACCGTTCAATTTGCGACGCGGTTCCCGAGGATCTCATCAAATGGCGTTGAGACCGAACGGAAGGAATAGGTATCCACCGGGAGCCGATCGGAAACCACTTGTTTTATCAACATACTTGGACGCACAGGAACATCTGCCTTATGCTGATGACTCAAATGCAGTCACGCCCATGTCAGAGGAGAACGGCGCTATTATAATACCAGTCTACTATGCGAACTTGG GATCAAGACATTCCTCCTATACATCACACCAGTCTAGGCTATCATATACGTCGCACGGCGATCTCTTAGGGGGAAAAGCTCAAACCAAGGAGGCCAAACTTAGAGGGCGATCGGCATCCAGGAACCACAGCATTACTTCCCAACCTCACGCCTACGCGCTGCCCAGACAAGAGTCGTCGCTGGTATCTCGACCATTAAGAGAATAT gaAGTAAGTACAACGGAATGTACTGATGAGGCTGGCAAAGTTTTGAAACAATCAAATGATAATCCGTTCATTGAGTCATCACAGCAGCCAAATGTCGTTGATATGAGAG aTGTTATGGtactaaatgaaataattgaacaAGCTGGAAGGCAAAGTAGAGCGAGCGAGCAAAATG TGTCAGTATACTACTTCTCAACAGCTGAAGATGACGATGAAGGGCCCACATTCAAGGAGCGACTCCTGGAGTGGCTCATGAAAGGGATAGACTTCTTCTGTGTGTGGGATTGCTGCTGGTTATGGCTCGAGTTTCAGAAATACGTCGCACTCTTGGTGTTCGATCCGTTTGTAGAACTGTTCATCACGTTGTGTATCGTGGTCAATACTCTGTTTATGGCACTGGACCATCACGACATGGACAAAGATATGGAAAGAGCGTTGAAAAGTGGTAATTAT TTTTTCACGGCTACGTTCGGTATTGAAGCGATGCTAAAATTAATAGCAATGAGTCCCAAATATTACTTTCAAGAAGGATGGAACATATTCGACTTTATCATTGTGGCCTTATCATTATTGGAATTAGGACTGGAAGGGGTTCAGGGTTTGTCAGTATTGCGTTCATTCCGATTG ctaCGTGTATTTAAACTGGCTAAGTCTTGGCCGGCGCTAAACCTTATAATATCCATAATGGGTAGGACTGTGGGAGCTTTAGGGAACTTGACCTTTGTACTTTGCatcattatattcatatttgcCGTGATGGGGATGCAGTTGTTTGGGAAGAACTACACAG ATTACGTAGACCGTTTTCCTGGTGGAGAGCTCCCAAGGTGGAACTTCACGGATTTCATGCACAGTTTCATGATAGTATTCCGAGTATTATGTGGAGAATGGATAGAGAGTATGTGGGATTGCATGCTGGTTGGAGATGTTTCTTGTATACCTTTCTTCTTGGCAACGGTCGTTATTGGCAATCTTGTG GTACTTAACCTCTTCTTGGCCCTGTTACTGTCAAATTTTGGTTCGTCAAGTCTATCGACGCCAACAGCCGATCAGGACACGAACAAAATCGCGGAGGCTTTTAATAGAATATCCCGATTTATCGATTGGGTCAAAAAAAACGCAgccgattttttaaaaatagtcaaAAGCAAATTGACGAATCAGATTGCTATCCACGCTCCGG AACGAGTCGACAATGAACTGGAATTGGGTGCCGATATCGAAGACGGGGTTTTATTCAAAGACAAGAAACTAAAAGATCAAGTGGAGGTAGCTATAGGTGACGGAATGGAATTTACGATACCAG GcgacaataaatataaaaaaggaaatatattgatgaataatattaatgctaTAACGGATAATCATACTGACAATCGAATTAACTGTGAAATAAATCATCATGGTTATCCGATACAG GATGATGATACAATTAGTCAAAAATCTTATGGTAGTCATAAAATAAGATCATTTAAAGACGAAAGTCATAAAGGATCTGCGGATACGATAGACGGAGAAGAAAAGAAAGACGCAAGTAAAGAAGAATTAGGTTTAGAagaag AAATGATTGAAGAAGAGGAGGATGGAAAACTTGATGGCTTAgcaaaaatagatataaaggTGGCCGCAGACGAGGATGTAGTGGACCTCACACCAGCAGACTGTTGTCCAGAACCTTGCTATGCGCGCTTCCCCTTCTTAGCTGGAGATGACGAGTCTCCATTTTGGCAAGGCTGGGCAACCCTTAGACTGAAAACCTTCcgattaatagaaaatacctATTTCGAAACGGCTGTGATAACAATGATTTTACTTAGTAGTTTGGCATTG GCGTTAGAAGATGTCCATCTACCACATCGACCAATTCTTCAAGACATCTTATATTACATGGATCGTATATTCACagtaatattctttattgaGATGTTAATCAAATGGTTAGCTCTCGGATTTCAGAAGTACTTCACCAACGCCTGGTGCTGGCTCGATTTCATTATTGTCATG GTGTCGCTTATAAACTTCGTTGCGGCGCTTTGTGGCGCTGGAGGCATTCAAGCATTCAAAACGATGAGAACTCTCCGAGCCCTTCGACCACTCAGGGCTATGAGCCGCATGCAGGGCATGAGG GTTGTTGTAAACGCGTTAGTACAAGCCATTCCATCCATCTTCAACGTACTGCTCGTATGTCTTATCTTCTGGCTAATTTTCGCTATTATGGGAGTTCAACTGTTTgctggaaaatattttaag tgtGTCGACATGAACCATACAACACTGAGCCATGAAATAATTCCCGATCGTAACGCGTGCATTTTGGAAAATTACACATGGGAAAATTCACCGATGAACTTCGATCACGTCGGAAAAGCTTACCTATGTTTGTTCCAAGTGGCCACGTTCAAAGGCTGGATACAAATCATGAATGATGCTATCGACTCGCGAGAG gTCGGCCGCCAACCAATCAGAGAAACTAATATCTACATGTACCTGTACTTCgtgttctttattatatttgggtCTTTCTTCACCCTTAACCTATTTATAGGAGTAATCATTGACAACTTTAACGAACAAAAGAAAAAGGCTGGTGGAAGTCTTGAAATGTTCATGACTGAGGATCAGAAGAAATATTACAATGCTATGAAGAAAATGGGATCCAAGAAACCGTTGAAAGCTATCCCAAGACCAAGA TGGCGACCACAAGCGATAGTATTCGAGATTGTGACGGATAAGAAGTTCGACATGATTATCATGTTGTTCATCGGTTTCAATATGTTAACGATGACACTAGATCACTATCAACAAACAGAAACGTTCAGCCAGATCCTGGATTATCTAAATATGATCTTCATCGTTATATTTAGTTCAGAGTGTCTgttgaaaatatttgcattgCGCTATCACTATTTCGTTGAACCTTGGAATCTATTTGATTTCGTCGTTGTCATGTTTTCTATTCTCA GTCTGGTGTTAAGTGACATTAttgagaaatattttgtatctcCAACTTTGTTGAGAGTAGTGAGAGTGGCAAAAGTTGGTAGAGTGTTGCGTCTTGTAAAAGGAGCTAAGGGTATTAGAACTCTACTGTTTGCCTTAGCGATGTCACTACCCGCTCTTTTCAATATCTGTTTACTACTTTTCTtggtcatgtttatttttgcGATATTTGGAATGTCGTTCTTTATGCACGTTAAAAATAAAGGAGGCCTTGATGACGTCTACAACTTCAAGACTTTCGTGCAGAGTATGATTCTACTCTTCCAG ATGTCAACGTCAGCGGGTTGGGATGGCGTTTTAGATGGAATAATCAACGAAGAAGAGTGTGATTTACCAGATAACGAACGAGGGTATCCCGGTAACTGTGGTTCTGCGACCATTGGGATCACGTACTTACTGTCTTATTTGGTCATATCTTTCCTAATCGTTATCAACATGTACATTGCCGTCATTCTCGAGAATTACTCTCAG GCGACCGAAGACGTGCAAGAAGGTTTGACCGACGACGACTACGACATGTACTATGAAATTTGGCAAAGATTCGATCCGGAAGGAACTCAGTACATCCGCTACGAGCAACTGTCAGACTTCCTCGACGTCCTCGAACCGCCACTACAGATTCACAAAccgaataaatacaaaatcatatCTATGGATATTCCGATCTGTCGCGGCGACATGATGTTCTGCGTGGACATCCTGGACGCCCTGACGAAAGACTTCTTTGCCCGAAAGGGCAACCCTATCGAGGAGCCCGGAGACATCGTGGGTCGGCCGGGCGAGGTCGGCTATGAGCCGGTGTCCTCGACGCTATGGCGACAACGCGAGGAGTACTGCGCGAGGCTGATCCAGCACGCTTGGCGGCGGCATCGGCGCGCGCATTCGCCTGCCGGAGAGGGCGTGGGCGGGGACGGCTCGGGTGGCGAGTGCAGCGCGGGCGGCGCCGAGACGGCCGTGCTGCTAGACTCTTCGGGCGGCAGTGCGCACCGTGTGGTGCTGCAGGGAGGTGGAGAGTCTCCTCGCCCGCCCGAGCCGGCGCCGCCGCCCGCGCCCGTCTGA